Genomic segment of Candidatus Omnitrophota bacterium:
ACGGCATCCGGCGCCGGGCACTGGAAGGTAGAGCTCCTCTCACGCGATGGGCTCGTCTCTTCGGGAACGGTTGTGTGGAAGGTGGACGCGGCCGAGGACAGCCCGCCGTCGGCATATATATTGAGCCCCGGAGAGGACCTGATAATAAATGAGAGTTTTTCCGGCATTGATATCGCCTGGCTCGCCGAAGATGATTTCGGCGTCAAGGAGGTGATGTTCTACTCTTCAAAAAACGGCGGCCCCCCCGTAAAAACAATGATCTTTAACAGTTATGCCAAAACGTCCCGCGGAAAATGGGATTGGAAACTTTCGCAGGTCATGGCGGCGGCGGATGTGATGGAGTACTGGATTGCCGCCCTGGATGCATCCGGAGCGCGAGGCGAGAGCCGGCGTTTCACCGTTACATTAAAGGATTTTCTGCACACGCACAGGGAAAATATGAGAGGCGAGGAGGCGTTAAAGGAAAACATTTTCGCCCTTTATCAGAAGCAGGCGGAATTGAATATTAACCGCGAGGCCCTTAGCGCCGATGAGATCGCGCGCCGGCAGAGAGAAGTCGAGAATAAACTGCTCTCTCTTTCCGAGGAGGCTGCATTAACCGCCGCGCGCGCGGAAAAAGACCCTCTTTACAGCAGCTATTACAGCGCTGAATACAGGGGATTGAGCAAAGCTCTGGACGGGCTGGCCGCTGATGCCCGCCGAGCGCAGGACGAATTGAAAGCGGGGGATAAGAAAGGCGCCTTTGATACGCAGGATGACATCGCGGAGTCTCTGGAAAAACTTTCCGCTTTCAGCGAAGAACTTTTTAAAAGAAGTTCGATGGATAATATGGGAAACATAGCCCGCGAATCATCCGAAGTGGCGGATAAACTGAATGATTTTCTCGGCTCATCCGCCCCCGATGAAGAAATGCTGAAAGAGTTAAGGTCACTGACGGAAAAAATTGGCCAGCTCATGAGAGAGCTGGCCGAAACAGTTAAGAACATGCCGCAGAATCTGCCGGAGGAATTCGTGAATTCCGATTCAGTCAAATCCATGGATTTCAATTCCGTCGAGAATTCTGTTTCAGGACTCAAAGAGGCGCTTTCTTCAGGCGACATCACTTCGGCCGTTGAACACGCGAAGGCGCTCCTTAAAAGTTTGAGCGGTATCAGGAAGAATCTTGAAGCGGGTTTTTCTTCTGTCGAAGCCCCGTCGCTCCCCCGGAAAGAAAAAGACACGGCGCTGGCGGAAATAATAAGCGGCGAGGAAAAGATAATCGCAAGCAGTGAAGCGCTGCTCGCGCGGGGCCGGGACAGGCTGAAAGAGATCTCCGCCCGCAGAGCGCGGGAGCTGAGGGGCCGCGCTGACGGGGTTAAAAATTCCGCCGCGCGCCTGCTGAACGACAGAAACAAATTGTTCGCTAAAGAGGCCGCGCGGCTTTCGCAGGGCCTTTATAATTTCAACAGAAATGTTTCGGATTTCGCTGAAAGATTTATGGATAAGGGTTTTGATTTTGAAAGGCCTCTTGAAGATGCCCAAAAACAGCTCCGGGCGCTGGCGGCCATGGATATCAGCAGTTCAACAGCGAATATACTGAGCGAAGCGCGGGATGAGATAAGGGATTTTTTTGATATTTATTCCGATACCGCCGCCCGGACTCTGAATCAGGATGAGATGGAATACGCTATGGAAATATCGTCGGCGCAGACGGCTCTTGCCGGGCGCGCGGCGGCTCTTGAAAAAAAGATGCGCGAGTACTCAAGGCAGAGCGCCCAGTTTCCTTCCGCTATCGCGGGAAATGTCAGAGCCGCCCGCAGAGAGATGATTTCCGCCGCATCTTCCCTGAAGGCGGGCCTGCCGGCGGATTCTCTGGCCTTTCAGGAAAGGGCGCTCTATCAGCTCAAAAAAGCCCAGAAGGGAATGGATGATTTTGAATTCAACCCGCAGTCTGAACCCGGCGGCTCATCCATGCCCTCATTTTTTCCTTCTTCAGGCGGGAAGGGAGATTCTCCGGGGCAATCTTCTCCCGGCGCGGGGTTTAAGCAATATGATTTTAACATTCCCCGTTCTCTGCGGCCCGGTTATGACGCTGAGGGCGAGATCATCAATGACGCTATGCGCGGCGAGCGTCCGCTCAAATACCAAGATATGCTCAAAGAATATTATGAGCAGCTCCTGAAATAAAAAAGTGGTCGGCATCATTTTTATTTGGTAAAATAACTTCTATGGAAAAAATCGGAATAATAACATTTCACGGGCCGAAGTTTGTTTTTTTCGGGTCCGGCGCGGCGCAGCGTATCCCGCGCGGAAACGCCGTGGTGAGTCCCTCGGTATACAGGCATTTTCCGGCGCTGATTAAAAACATTGACCCGGATCCTGTTTTGTTTTCCCGTGCGTCCTCAACCGGCGAGCCCTGCGAAGAAGACATTTTAAAGCTTGCCGGGGTTTTGAGAAAAAAAATAAAATCTTCTCCGGAGCTGCCCGTGATAGCCGTCGGCGGCGGCTCTGTCATAGACGGGGTGAAACTCGCTCTGTGCGTAGCGGCTTGTCCGGGGCTGACTTTTGAAAAAATTTATAATGAAGGCATTCCCTGCGGAAACTATCCCCGGCTGATCGCCGCGGAAACTACATCCGGCACCGGTACAGCTGTTACGAGCGTGGCCGTTGTGACAAAAAAAGACAATGTTAAAAGGGGCGTCGTCTCGCCGTATCTTATACCTGATGAGGCTTATTATGACAGCGATTTTATAGCGTCTTTGCCCGCGGATGTTTTCGCTTCATCCGCCATGGACGCTCTGACCCATGCCGTTGAGGCCTATGTTTCAACCATAGAGAATATCCCCGCGGACACAATGGCTCTTAAAGCTGCGGAGATGTTAGGGAAAAACGTGCTTGCCGGCTATAAAGGTTCCGCCGAAGCGCGCGAACAGGCGCATTGCGGAAACATGATGGCAGGGCAGGCTTTCTCAAACGCCAGGCTGGGCCTCTGCCACGCTCTCGCGCACTCCATAGGCGGGCGTTTCGGCGTCGCTCACGGCAGAATAAACGCTATTCTTCTCCCCTCGGTGATAGATTACAATTTTCCCGAAGCCTTTGAAAAATATGACAGGATAGCGTCTTCTCTGGCTATAGCGCACGGAGGTCTGGCGGAATATATAAGAGAACTCAACTCAAAAATGGGGATAGACAATTCGCTGTCTTTTCTGGGCGCGAAATTTGAAGCTATGATAGATGATATAGCCGCCGAAGCCGCAGTGTCTTCCCTTATGGCGGTCAATCCCCGGCCGGCTGATAACGGCAAAATCGCGGAATTTCTGCGGGTTTTATACAGCAAATAATGTAAAAGCGGGCAGGCTGCTTTTTGCGC
This window contains:
- a CDS encoding DUF4175 family protein, whose translation is MINDDFLRRLGVLHGVRVMAALANCLLIRLASFAAGFAVFSLADLVFPMSFRIRSFVLIFFGVYFMVRLSTGLIEIFSSAREKSARAAGDDVLRAWDLSVSREKLSGLGISRELIDEEIKTAAKIVKDIRLLSFVSLNPKAVLAMIAAGSVLFFNSVSARRVIVPRGDDIKSYLSVEMEKTAVKGEPWELIARATPGARPRAMFLFPSSTWVERKLGGCEGLFSFRIEKCLVPFKIRFRWKNIYSEVYDIKLLERPRVLWRKIKINYPAYLNLPEDESSFGGFAAFPGTVAELIIKSSQKLESASITAVFEGKEKKIKMAVSGDQAKGSFTASGAGHWKVELLSRDGLVSSGTVVWKVDAAEDSPPSAYILSPGEDLIINESFSGIDIAWLAEDDFGVKEVMFYSSKNGGPPVKTMIFNSYAKTSRGKWDWKLSQVMAAADVMEYWIAALDASGARGESRRFTVTLKDFLHTHRENMRGEEALKENIFALYQKQAELNINREALSADEIARRQREVENKLLSLSEEAALTAARAEKDPLYSSYYSAEYRGLSKALDGLAADARRAQDELKAGDKKGAFDTQDDIAESLEKLSAFSEELFKRSSMDNMGNIARESSEVADKLNDFLGSSAPDEEMLKELRSLTEKIGQLMRELAETVKNMPQNLPEEFVNSDSVKSMDFNSVENSVSGLKEALSSGDITSAVEHAKALLKSLSGIRKNLEAGFSSVEAPSLPRKEKDTALAEIISGEEKIIASSEALLARGRDRLKEISARRARELRGRADGVKNSAARLLNDRNKLFAKEAARLSQGLYNFNRNVSDFAERFMDKGFDFERPLEDAQKQLRALAAMDISSSTANILSEARDEIRDFFDIYSDTAARTLNQDEMEYAMEISSAQTALAGRAAALEKKMREYSRQSAQFPSAIAGNVRAARREMISAASSLKAGLPADSLAFQERALYQLKKAQKGMDDFEFNPQSEPGGSSMPSFFPSSGGKGDSPGQSSPGAGFKQYDFNIPRSLRPGYDAEGEIINDAMRGERPLKYQDMLKEYYEQLLK
- a CDS encoding iron-containing alcohol dehydrogenase yields the protein MEKIGIITFHGPKFVFFGSGAAQRIPRGNAVVSPSVYRHFPALIKNIDPDPVLFSRASSTGEPCEEDILKLAGVLRKKIKSSPELPVIAVGGGSVIDGVKLALCVAACPGLTFEKIYNEGIPCGNYPRLIAAETTSGTGTAVTSVAVVTKKDNVKRGVVSPYLIPDEAYYDSDFIASLPADVFASSAMDALTHAVEAYVSTIENIPADTMALKAAEMLGKNVLAGYKGSAEAREQAHCGNMMAGQAFSNARLGLCHALAHSIGGRFGVAHGRINAILLPSVIDYNFPEAFEKYDRIASSLAIAHGGLAEYIRELNSKMGIDNSLSFLGAKFEAMIDDIAAEAAVSSLMAVNPRPADNGKIAEFLRVLYSK